In Acanthochromis polyacanthus isolate Apoly-LR-REF ecotype Palm Island chromosome 9, KAUST_Apoly_ChrSc, whole genome shotgun sequence, the DNA window ttcttttattgtattcccaatattttttttttctgcagggtCCCTACCATGTGTGACTTTGAGCCCTTGCATCGTCATGTAGGGGCACTTCAGCAGCTGGTCCAAGCTGCACAGAGTATGGACGAGATGTCTCAAACTATAACTGACCTGCTAAGTGAACAAAGGGTAATGGCATCTTTATTTACTACTTTTTATTGATACCGATCATAATTCTTTGCAATTGTGGCTGGTAAAAATATATGCTGAAGGCATAACTTTGTCAAAttgacttttcttcttctttttctattGATGGTCAAAATTAGCAGTAGTAATTTTGGTTCATCCCAAACCCACGGTGGTtattatacatagtataattttgcttttgttacttATGTTTAGGTTAAACTCCAGGTTGAATGAGCTATTTGTTTGGTCTTGCATGTAATTGCGTTCTGTCTTTCTAGGCATCTTATAGTCAGAGCGCCCAGAGATCAACTGCGTTCACACCACAGTCTGAAAGCATACCTGGGACCACAACGccgatgtcgtccaaaacgccTCCCTCTCTTAGCCTTCAGGGACCCAGCTGCCAGCCTCTACATGTTCCTGTCCCTGCTCCTCTAGAGGACCTATCCCCAGACAGTATTGATGCACAAACATTTGACTTTGAAACTATTGGCCATCCGAATATGGATCCAGTTCTGCAGCAGGGATCCCTTGACCTAGATTCTCTAGCAGAGAGTCCTGAATCTGACTTCATGTCTGCTGTCAATGAGTTTGTGATTGAAGGGAACTTGACCTCTCCAAACCCTATCAGTGACCCCACAAGCCCTGAAATGATGGTGGAGTCACTGTACTCCTCAGTCATTAATGCTATTGACAACAAGCGAATGCAGGATACCACGACACTCGAGAGGGAGAACTCAAGGATCACTGTTCTCAAACAAGTTATTGAGAAGTATCGGTGTGCCGCAGAGGAGTCCCATTCCAACTTAAGAAGTGTAAAGGATGACCTCTACCACTTACGAGGCCTAGTATTAAAAGAACAACACGACTTTGGCTttgttctgtgcagtatgactaCAGAGGTGAACAATATTGTGGGCAACATCTGCCAGACCCGTGAACTGGAATTAAAGGAGCAGCACCAAAGTGAGCTTCTGACCCTTCGGCAAGAACTTGAGAAGCAGATTCAGACACTAACAGAGGAAAACCAAGTAAACCAGAATATTGTCAGAGATGTCCAGCGTGCAATGTTGGAGCTGGAGGGGCTTATGGAGCGCAAAGAGAAAGAACTTAGTCAGTATGAAAGTGAGAAAGAACGATGGGTTGAAACGGAGAGTAATCAGACTGACAGGATGAAAAACCTGGAGCAGATTATCAGTGATCAAACTGAAGAGATCAAGACGCTATCAGCTTCAAGGGACTCCATGACCAGCCAGCTCGAGAATCTGCACTTTGAGATTGAACGTTGTCAGCAGAAGATCCGTCAGGAGTTGGAAGCTGTTGCACAGTGCCATCTGAAGGAGTTGGAGGACAGAATGAAGGAGGAACACAAGTCAGAAGTGGAGGCCCTCACCAAGGATAACCAGGAGGCCCTGAAACATCTTGCTGCTGAAAATAGTGCAAAGATGAGTGAGGCAGCTGATCACCATGCTACTGCTATTAGAGAGAAGGACAACCAAGTCAAGGACTTGGAGGCTCGGATTACTCAGCTTGCAGAACTCCGATGCAAACTAGAAGTGGAGCTAGCCCTCAAAGAGTCAGAGACAGATGAGGTGAAGCTCTTATTAGAAGAAACCAAGATGCAGCAAGCGGAGGCTGTGAAGTCCCAGGTAGAGGCTGAGACCAAAGTTCTTAGTGAAGAGCTggcaaatataaaaaaaaagcttcatgcAAAAAATGAGGAGTACGAAGTGGACCTAGCAGAGCTGAGGACTCTCATGAGGATTGAGAAGGACCACTGCATTTCAGAGCTGGTGGACAGGCACGATGAGGAGACTATTTTGTTGCGCAGCAAGCTCTCCTCTCTGCAACAGCAAGCCCAGGATGCTGAGAAAACCCatgctgagcagcagcagaaagttaAAGAAGAATTAGATCAGAAAGTGGCTGCATTCagtgaagagaaagaaaagcagttgaGGAGTTTCCAAGAGCTGGAGCAGGAGCTGAGGACTGTTATCAGCAGTTTGCAGGCAGAAAATGACCTGCTCTCCAAAAAACTAGAGCAGGACAGACGTGCAGCTGAAAAAGAAGAGGTCGCTAAGGCTGCAACACCAGATGCCTTTAAAGAGTTGGCGCAGCagaaggaggagatggagaaaagaCTGTCAGACAAAATCAGACAACTTGAAAATGAGCTTCATGAGAGCCGGTCCTCAGAAaggtgattttttatttttttatcttagtcataaaaatatcacaaatagAAATCCGGTATTGGTGTATCTGTTTTTCAAGTTACAGAACCTGACTGTAGTTGATGGTTTTCCCAGATCTAAGCAGTTTACATATAGAACTACACACTAAAAGAAAATCTAGGGTTGGTTATGTGAACAATGTCAATAAACTATTATGTTTTTCCTGTATGTGTATTTGCTCGCCATTATTACATAATTCCTTTGCCAGAATTAAAGTTTACTGTGTGGCTTTCAGTGACAAGGGGTTGTCGCTGCACGCTGAGGGGCGTGCAGATGCCGGGGCACCTCTGTCTCTAGACTCGGCACTACAAGAGCGCCTGCAGCAGGAGAGGGCTTCCCTGCAGATGCAGATGGAGCTcttggagaagaagaagaatgaggaGATACAGAACCTCAAGACATCTCTAATCGCAGAACAGCAGGTTTGTATTTGGGCTGTAAGCAATATTTTATGGTGCTGTACTTTAGATGTTGATGTGGAGTAATAactaaaccttttttttttattgtaaaggaAATTACAGTTGTTTTAATTGATGCTATATTCTTCCTAGTAATAATGTTAATCTGTAGACTGCTTGAAACATGAGCAGTACTGAAGTTCCAAGCTTACATCTGATAGAGCTGTTTGCTTTGTGCACACACACTAATCAGGATAAGGCAATACACTTCCACAGCACCATAAACAACAGCCCCCAAAATGCCTATAAAATTTAATCAGCATCTCTTTAACCTTCATGAGAGTAGGGCGCATAGCTGGGACTGTTGTattaaatgcatttcattttagCCAGGTGGGCCAAATAAACTGTCAGTGTATGTAGGGAGATGTGAATGCTTTCCTAACTACATTTGCTGCATAGTGAATGTTAAACTGAGCACTTCAATACAGCAGTTAGTACTTACCCAGTGAAACATTTATTCTTTTGTACTACTgactgagttttattttaagtcGCACCTTTACAGATCAGTCTTTTAATGAATTTATCCagcaaatcatttttttttctgtgctggcCCTAACATTGTCCTCTCCGATCGCTTTACACCAAAGGAAGTCAAAGGGACAGCAGAAAAGTTTTACTCTGCCATATGATTTGGATTAAGGGACTCagtgtttacagatgtttttgcatttctgttgtTGAAACATCAGCCCTCTCTGTCCTGCACCCTCCTTCATAGCTTAAGTAATGTGTACTTTgcgaaacatttcatttttagtAGATGCTGCACAGGCggtttcatttgtttgaagTTGAGCCTTTCATCTCTGCAGATCAATCTTTTAATTCAGTTATTCAACAAATCCATTGTTTTCTATGCTGGCCTTAATCTTGGTCTTCCTGATTGCTCTACACAAAATGGAAGGCAGAAAGGTTTTCCTCTCACTTTTCCTCTATACTCTGCCATATGATTTGTATTGCATAATTTAGTGTTTACACTGTTTGCTATGCATTCCTGTTGTGGAGACATCAGACCTTTCTCTGGTGCACTGCCTTCAGAGTTTAATCTGGTAAGAGTGCTGTTCTGCACAGAAAATGCCAGATTTAGTTACCTGTTTAATGTAACAGTTGGGATCATATAATTCTGCTTCagttttgcttatttattgACAGATATAATACATAGCGAAGAGGTGACCTCCTGAGATTCTGTtatttcctgcctttttggaGCTAAACCAACAAGTCACAATTTAAAATTTTCTAAAAACGACCCATTTTCTAATGAAACTTtaagaaactaaattaaaaaacagtaaTGTCAAATTTAAGAAGTTGAATGAAATGTAGTTAGAAACAACTATGTGTTTATTACCTTATTTACTTTGAatagaaaatatattaaatcgTTCTCATGTCCACAACAGTTGACATTCATTAAGGGACTATTATTTCTGCTGACCAAAAGTTTAACCAAAGTCTGACCCCAATTTATAATTCCTGACGGGttcataaacaagaaaatatatgATTACCACAAGTAAAACAACGATATCGTAACAATATTTGACTtaacttttctcttttcctggcTGGTGAGTTTTGCTGCAGTCTCCATTTTgtctcagcatgaaaacaaagttcccaTTTTCCCACCCAGTCCCAAGATACCCTTGGAAAGGCCAAGATGTCCTCTATTTGAACACATCAAGATTCGGCAAGGTAGctcaaatgagtcaaaagatATAGAACAAAAGCAAATATCCAGTACAGAGGACAGAAATGAATGGGCTGGGTCTCAGGAAGATGGAGACCGATATAATACAGGAACTCCTATGATTGCAGACTGATCTGGATCCATAGAACTTAGCAGGTAAAAAAGCAccctttgtgcttttttgtgacttttgtgcGATCGTCAAACTAGTTGTTTAGCTTGTTAAAGTTCAAaactattattttgtttttgtccagaCAAATTTCAACACTGTTCTGACCCGAGAAAAGCTGAAGAAGGAGCAGATCATCAGCGAGCTCACAGAGAAGTTGCGGAAAGTCACTCAACAGCAAGAGAAGGACAAAGGTGAGTGCTGTATTATTCATACTGAGTGATTAATGAAaagtgtggattttttttaagtctaaTATGTATTTTTGGTATCTCGTTAAATATGTCTAGCAACCAGTGGTGCAGGTTGTGTTTTAAAGCATGttactcattttaaaaacatactttttttttgtcaaagaaaGGTTTCAAAACCTCTATGCATATTTAAGCATGttgtgtctgtcagtgtttctTATTTATCTTAACGTATTGCAGCTCTGATAGAGACACTGTCTGAGGACCGAGCTAGCGTGATGCAGGAAAAGAAACACTTGGAAGAAGAGCTTAACCGCATGCGCAGCACCGCActggtgtcctctgccttcttTGCCTCAAACCCCTCAGCTCACGAGGTCACAGAGGCTGGTGCAACAGCGAGAGCTCTGCCTGTTTCTGAGGCTTGTTCTTCTGAGCCCCTGGCTGAAACCGACAGACTGGCCTCTGTGGCAGCCATTCGAGATGACGAACATGTTGATTCAGCAGTGGAAGCCAGCATGGTGACAGTCCAGTAAGCGTCTACTCTACAATAAACATTGTGTTGTTTACAGTGTGAGATATGTCCCAGTGATTGTGTTGTCACATTATATAATTTACAGTTCCGTGTTTACATGCACATGAAACCAAGTCACTGGGGAGAACAACACATTTACATGCATAGTGTCAACCTGCTTAAGGCCTGTGCTTTAAGCCTGGCAAATGTTACATTGGAAACCTGTTGAGTAACACATGCTTCAGAACCCTTTTTTTAGGTCAGAGAATTTTGACAGTGAACATGGAGGACAAGTGATGTAGATAGGATGCACACAGTCTTTCTTAACAGTTAAAACTGTTCAGCTGTGTAATCTGAATTACTAGGACTcagaatttaaatatttttatgcaaAGACATACTGGTACAAGCAGTGAGATACTCTTCAGTATCTGAAATGCTTCGCCACTTTCATGACcagttcttttcatttttgtgcgCACCCATGACTGTGATACTTGGATTTTGTTTTCTCG includes these proteins:
- the rb1cc1 gene encoding RB1-inducible coiled-coil protein 1 isoform X1, which encodes MKLYVFQVNNGSTLTFDTDLAVQTVLELKHAIQAKYKIAIQHQVLVVNGGECMAAERRVCSYSAGTETNPIFLFNKEMILSDRDPTIPKTTFSIESEIQVKVEESLLMPAVFHTVASRTQLALEMFEVANKLCSFCERLVHDEHLQHQGWAAIMANLDDCTLSYQKLLMKFNSAYTNYQHDLEEIKVKLSKLGTAVAVMARIPLLECLTRHSYRESMEKSSSTPEKDSDETEEEKSTDSVLCTGEAQMPSKLSTSFCASGTATCEAAGDQETNEMTDSGGLRAALLDDDTPELANLSSFNVTLLDWINVQDRPNDVESVVRKCFDSINRLDPRIIQPFLADCRDTIAKLDNQNMKAIKGLEDRLYALDQMIASCKKLVNEQKELAQGFLANQKRAENLKDTSVLPDLCLSHTNQLMIMLNNHRKLLDIKKKCTTAKQELANNLQVRLKWCCYVMLHADQDGEKLQALLRLLTELIERVRVVEALSTVPQMYCLAVVEVVRRKMFMRHYREWAYALVKDGKRLYEAEKFKRESFGKLFRKSFLRNRLFRGLDSWPPTSFCTRKPRRFDDELPDISLEDLQYLKSCCPVEVQPFLMVPTMCDFEPLHRHVGALQQLVQAAQSMDEMSQTITDLLSEQRASYSQSAQRSTAFTPQSESIPGTTTPMSSKTPPSLSLQGPSCQPLHVPVPAPLEDLSPDSIDAQTFDFETIGHPNMDPVLQQGSLDLDSLAESPESDFMSAVNEFVIEGNLTSPNPISDPTSPEMMVESLYSSVINAIDNKRMQDTTTLERENSRITVLKQVIEKYRCAAEESHSNLRSVKDDLYHLRGLVLKEQHDFGFVLCSMTTEVNNIVGNICQTRELELKEQHQSELLTLRQELEKQIQTLTEENQVNQNIVRDVQRAMLELEGLMERKEKELSQYESEKERWVETESNQTDRMKNLEQIISDQTEEIKTLSASRDSMTSQLENLHFEIERCQQKIRQELEAVAQCHLKELEDRMKEEHKSEVEALTKDNQEALKHLAAENSAKMSEAADHHATAIREKDNQVKDLEARITQLAELRCKLEVELALKESETDEVKLLLEETKMQQAEAVKSQVEAETKVLSEELANIKKKLHAKNEEYEVDLAELRTLMRIEKDHCISELVDRHDEETILLRSKLSSLQQQAQDAEKTHAEQQQKVKEELDQKVAAFSEEKEKQLRSFQELEQELRTVISSLQAENDLLSKKLEQDRRAAEKEEVAKAATPDAFKELAQQKEEMEKRLSDKIRQLENELHESRSSESDKGLSLHAEGRADAGAPLSLDSALQERLQQERASLQMQMELLEKKKNEEIQNLKTSLIAEQQTNFNTVLTREKLKKEQIISELTEKLRKVTQQQEKDKALIETLSEDRASVMQEKKHLEEELNRMRSTALVSSAFFASNPSAHEVTEAGATARALPVSEACSSEPLAETDRLASVAAIRDDEHVDSAVEASMVTVHDNMMSEEKQRIILLERTLHMKEEENKRLSQRLMSQSMSSVSSRHSDKIAIRDFQVGDLVLIILDERHDNYVLFTVGPTLYFLHSESLTALDLKPASGTSRRPWVLGKVMEKEYCQAKKAQNRFKVPLGTKFYRVKAVPWNRKV
- the rb1cc1 gene encoding RB1-inducible coiled-coil protein 1 isoform X2; translation: MKLYVFQVNNGSTLTFDTDLAVQTVLELKHAIQAKYKIAIQHQVLVVNGGECMAAERRVCSYSAGTETNPIFLFNKEMILSDRDPTIPKTTFSIESEIQVKVEESLLMPAVFHTVASRTQLALEMFEVANKLCSFCERLVHDEHLQHQGWAAIMANLDDCTLSYQKLLMKFNSAYTNYQHDLEEIKVKLSKLGTAVAVMARIPLLECLTRHSYRESMEKSSSTPEKDSDETEEEKSTDSVLCTGEAQMPSKLSTSFCASGTATCEAAGDQETNEMTDSGGLRAALLDDDTPELANLSSFNVTLLDWINVQDRPNDVESVVRKCFDSINRLDPRIIQPFLADCRDTIAKLDNQNMKAIKGLEDRLYALDQMIASCKKLVNEQKELAQGFLANQKRAENLKDTSVLPDLCLSHTNQLMIMLNNHRKLLDIKKKCTTAKQELANNLQVRLKWCCYVMLHADQDGEKLQALLRLLTELIERVRVVEALSTVPQMYCLAVVEVVRRKMFMRHYREWAYALVKDGKRLYEAEKFKRESFGKLFRKSFLRNRLFRGLDSWPPTSFCTRKPRRFDDELPDISLEDLQYLKSCCPVEVQPFLMVPTMCDFEPLHRHVGALQQLVQAAQSMDEMSQTITDLLSEQRASYSQSAQRSTAFTPQSESIPGTTTPMSSKTPPSLSLQGPSCQPLHVPVPAPLEDLSPDSIDAQTFDFETIGHPNMDPVLQQGSLDLDSLAESPESDFMSAVNEFVIEGNLTSPNPISDPTSPEMMVESLYSSVINAIDNKRMQDTTTLERENSRITVLKQVIEKYRCAAEESHSNLRSVKDDLYHLRGLVLKEQHDFGFVLCSMTTEVNNIVGNICQTRELELKEQHQSELLTLRQELEKQIQTLTEENQVNQNIVRDVQRAMLELEGLMERKEKELSQYESEKERWVETESNQTDRMKNLEQIISDQTEEIKTLSASRDSMTSQLENLHFEIERCQQKIRQELEAVAQCHLKELEDRMKEEHKSEVEALTKDNQEALKHLAAENSAKMSEAADHHATAIREKDNQVKDLEARITQLAELRCKLEVELALKESETDEVKLLLEETKMQQAEAVKSQVEAETKVLSEELANIKKKLHAKNEEYEVDLAELRTLMRIEKDHCISELVDRHDEETILLRSKLSSLQQQAQDAEKTHAEQQQKVKEELDQKVAAFSEEKEKQLRSFQELEQELRTVISSLQAENDLLSKKLEQDRRAAEKEEVAKAATPDAFKELAQQKEEMEKRLSDKIRQLENELHESRSSESDKGLSLHAEGRADAGAPLSLDSALQERLQQERASLQMQMELLEKKKNEEIQNLKTSLIAEQQTNFNTVLTREKLKKEQIISELTEKLRKVTQQQEKDKALIETLSEDRASVMQEKKHLEEELNRMRSTALVSSAFFASNPSAHEVTEAGATARALPVSEACSSEPLAETDRLASVAAIRDDEHVDSAVEASMVTVHDNMMSEEKQRIILLERMSQSMSSVSSRHSDKIAIRDFQVGDLVLIILDERHDNYVLFTVGPTLYFLHSESLTALDLKPASGTSRRPWVLGKVMEKEYCQAKKAQNRFKVPLGTKFYRVKAVPWNRKV